A part of Saccharomonospora amisosensis genomic DNA contains:
- a CDS encoding DUF3558 family protein encodes MINKLARRPMLAVAVVVLGLAAGCAGGASNDDRTAGAAESSSSKPAINDPAVEAAALRTVDPCGLLSEENLAEVGTIVPDSLHEVDWAECAVEVNSSSGGVVEMTMRVGDNVVIVDDPTEKVDGLPLIVDKSDEETCYVTAVTSFEAELGISFQVNHAGGDACAAGRSALEKVVRTLHSDPPQYKQPPGSVLTVDPCEVVDQQVLGELLGGAAERDVMNLHTCYLSPEGESYPMIGVSLTDSVPADSGDPLELPGGVTAIQEQETGSDEVSCETSWRHIKTPREDQSDAFGEIVSITYNAETGGGVDAAGACEKSATIAKAVVTKLPAA; translated from the coding sequence ATGATCAACAAATTGGCGCGGCGGCCCATGCTGGCCGTCGCGGTGGTAGTGCTCGGACTCGCCGCGGGATGCGCTGGGGGCGCCTCCAACGACGACCGGACGGCTGGCGCGGCCGAGTCGAGCAGCAGCAAGCCCGCGATCAACGACCCCGCCGTCGAGGCGGCCGCACTGCGCACCGTGGATCCCTGCGGACTCCTGTCGGAGGAGAACCTGGCCGAGGTCGGCACCATCGTGCCGGACAGCCTGCACGAAGTGGACTGGGCCGAATGTGCCGTCGAGGTCAACAGCTCCAGCGGCGGCGTGGTCGAGATGACCATGCGCGTCGGTGACAACGTGGTGATCGTCGACGACCCGACCGAGAAGGTGGACGGACTGCCGCTCATCGTGGACAAGTCGGACGAGGAGACGTGCTACGTCACCGCGGTCACGTCGTTCGAGGCGGAACTGGGCATCAGCTTCCAGGTGAACCACGCCGGCGGGGATGCCTGCGCGGCGGGCCGCAGCGCGCTGGAAAAGGTGGTACGCACGTTGCACTCCGACCCACCGCAGTACAAGCAGCCCCCTGGCTCGGTGCTGACCGTCGATCCCTGCGAGGTCGTCGATCAGCAGGTGCTGGGCGAGTTGCTGGGCGGTGCCGCCGAGCGCGATGTGATGAACCTGCACACCTGCTACCTCTCCCCCGAGGGGGAGTCGTATCCGATGATCGGTGTGAGCCTCACGGATTCGGTGCCCGCCGACTCGGGTGACCCGCTTGAACTGCCTGGTGGCGTGACGGCCATCCAGGAGCAGGAGACGGGCAGCGACGAGGTGTCGTGCGAGACCTCGTGGCGGCACATCAAGACACCGCGAGAGGACCAGAGCGACGCCTTCGGCGAGATCGTCTCGATCACCTACAACGCCGAGACGGGCGGTGGCGTGGACGCCGCGGGCGCGTGCGAGAAGTCGGCCACGATCGCCAAGGCCGTCGTCACGAAGCTACCCGCAGCCTGA
- a CDS encoding FAD-dependent monooxygenase, with product MSARELDVDVLVVGAGPTGLTAACEAIRHGLTVRIVDRKPHRSTYSKALVAHARTLEVFEAMGVAKAVVAQGVPFAALNPCAGARGRARRIDLLELPWGDTAYPYWLSIPQYATERVLEEHLELLGARVDWRVGLHGVREHEGHVEAWLERDDGTSELVRSRWLLGCDGARSSVREQAGLRLRREATGVTFVLADVKTTTELPEDEGHVFLSPQGLLLIVPMPEPGRWRIIAHEPEPASTTIDAEFLDTLIRQRCGLEFGSHAVTWTSRFDLSNGVADRYRSGRVFLAGDAAHVHSPVGGQGLNTGVQDAHNLLWKLAAARDAPRETVEALLDSYDAERRPVAEQMVSATARATGLLTRRSGTLRRVLGTLAPLVLARPKVRARLGRNVGMLEVAYQRGPALGEGSWSGRRMPNPVLSTGGRLHERLDPLRPTWVVTGLPISAVPASDAPGWRGFPVLQLPAEELPDSAVPPVALVRPDRYIATSAATVERAWAAMPSDTFHGGAGSGE from the coding sequence ATGAGCGCGCGGGAGCTGGACGTCGACGTGCTCGTCGTGGGGGCCGGGCCCACCGGGCTCACCGCGGCGTGCGAGGCGATTCGCCACGGGCTGACCGTACGGATCGTCGACCGCAAACCACACCGCTCCACCTACTCCAAGGCGCTGGTGGCGCATGCGCGCACACTCGAGGTTTTCGAGGCGATGGGCGTGGCCAAGGCCGTGGTGGCGCAGGGAGTTCCGTTCGCCGCGCTGAACCCCTGCGCGGGCGCGCGGGGCCGAGCCAGACGCATCGACCTGCTCGAGTTGCCATGGGGCGACACCGCCTACCCCTACTGGCTGTCGATCCCGCAGTACGCGACGGAACGTGTGCTGGAGGAGCACCTGGAGTTGCTCGGCGCGCGCGTGGATTGGCGGGTCGGTCTGCACGGGGTGCGCGAGCACGAGGGGCATGTCGAGGCATGGCTGGAACGCGACGACGGAACATCGGAACTGGTGCGCTCCCGCTGGTTGCTGGGATGCGACGGCGCTCGCAGCAGCGTGCGGGAACAGGCCGGGCTGCGGCTGCGCCGCGAGGCCACCGGAGTGACGTTCGTGCTGGCCGATGTCAAGACCACCACGGAACTTCCGGAGGACGAGGGACATGTCTTCCTCTCACCGCAGGGTTTGCTCCTGATCGTGCCGATGCCCGAGCCAGGCCGCTGGCGCATCATCGCCCACGAACCGGAACCGGCGTCCACCACGATCGACGCGGAGTTTCTCGACACCCTGATCCGCCAGCGCTGCGGGCTCGAGTTCGGCAGTCACGCGGTCACCTGGACATCCCGGTTCGATCTGAGCAACGGGGTCGCCGATCGGTACCGCAGTGGCAGGGTGTTCCTCGCCGGGGACGCCGCGCACGTGCACAGCCCGGTCGGTGGCCAGGGACTCAACACCGGCGTGCAAGACGCCCACAACCTGCTGTGGAAACTCGCCGCGGCGCGTGACGCACCGCGGGAAACGGTGGAGGCGCTGCTCGACAGCTACGACGCGGAACGAAGGCCGGTCGCCGAACAGATGGTGTCGGCCACCGCCAGGGCGACCGGTTTGCTCACCCGCCGCAGCGGCACGCTTCGCCGGGTGCTTGGAACGCTGGCGCCGCTGGTGCTGGCGCGACCCAAGGTCCGGGCCAGGCTGGGGCGGAACGTGGGGATGCTGGAGGTCGCCTACCAGCGCGGTCCCGCGCTCGGTGAAGGCTCGTGGTCTGGCCGCCGCATGCCGAATCCGGTGCTGAGCACGGGCGGACGGCTGCACGAGCGACTGGACCCGCTGCGCCCGACGTGGGTGGTCACGGGGCTACCGATATCAGCCGTGCCCGCCTCGGACGCACCGGGCTGGCGTGGCTTTCCGGTGCTGCAGCTGCCCGCCGAGGAACTGCCGGACTCGGCTGTACCGCCGGTGGCCCTGGTCCGCCCGGATCGCTACATCGCCACATCGGCCGCCACCGTCGAGCGCGCCTGGGCGGCAATGCCATCCGACACTTTCCACGGCGGTGCCGGGTCCGGCGAGTGA
- a CDS encoding hemerythrin domain-containing protein: MDAIELLREDHENVLAMLRRLEETPTADTGASDEALQARDHLVTELVVAESQHEAVEEQFFWPMVRDSVPGGDELASQALEQESSAKGVLDALEKTPPTDPRFEELIEQVIRDGREHIEFEQDRVWPRVRQTLSEDQLEELGDKMAKAKRGAPTRPHPATPSTPGAQKSAGPVAAMFDKLRDAMSGRRSG, from the coding sequence ATGGACGCGATCGAACTACTCCGCGAAGACCACGAGAACGTGCTGGCCATGCTGCGACGGCTCGAGGAGACGCCCACCGCCGACACGGGTGCGAGCGACGAGGCGCTCCAGGCCCGGGACCACCTGGTAACCGAGTTGGTCGTGGCCGAGTCGCAACATGAGGCGGTGGAGGAGCAATTCTTCTGGCCGATGGTTCGCGACTCCGTTCCTGGAGGCGACGAGCTGGCCTCGCAGGCGCTTGAGCAGGAATCCTCGGCCAAGGGAGTGCTCGACGCGCTGGAGAAGACGCCGCCGACGGACCCGCGGTTCGAAGAGCTGATCGAGCAGGTCATCCGCGACGGGCGCGAGCACATCGAGTTCGAGCAGGATCGGGTGTGGCCGAGGGTGCGGCAGACGTTGAGCGAGGATCAGCTCGAAGAACTCGGCGACAAGATGGCGAAGGCGAAGCGTGGCGCGCCGACGCGGCCACATCCTGCCACGCCTTCCACCCCCGGTGCGCAGAAGAGCGCGGGCCCGGTGGCGGCGATGTTCGACAAGCTGCGCGACGCGATGAGCGGGCGCCGGTCGGGCTGA
- a CDS encoding DUF2231 domain-containing protein → MFETVFGLPVHPLVVHATVVVVPLAAVVVILAAVWPRFRGASAFLPLALSVMALVLVPVSVESGQSLAQRSDPSPLIESHQELGEGLLPWVGAVVLAAAGLLWLRAREARPPTEHAGKRQRLAALGLAALALASGIGTTVHIVRIGHSGAESVWTSEASR, encoded by the coding sequence ATGTTCGAGACGGTCTTCGGCCTGCCCGTGCATCCACTCGTCGTACACGCCACCGTCGTCGTCGTTCCGCTGGCGGCGGTGGTGGTGATACTGGCGGCGGTGTGGCCACGATTTCGCGGGGCGAGCGCGTTCTTGCCGCTTGCGCTCAGCGTGATGGCACTGGTACTGGTCCCGGTGTCGGTGGAATCCGGGCAGAGTCTCGCGCAGCGCAGCGATCCCAGCCCGCTCATCGAGTCCCATCAGGAACTGGGAGAGGGCCTGCTGCCCTGGGTCGGTGCCGTCGTTCTCGCCGCGGCCGGACTGCTGTGGCTGCGTGCTCGGGAAGCTCGTCCACCCACCGAGCACGCTGGAAAGCGACAGCGGCTCGCCGCACTCGGACTCGCGGCACTCGCCCTGGCCAGCGGCATCGGCACCACCGTCCATATCGTCCGGATCGGACACAGCGGTGCCGAGTCGGTGTGGACGAGCGAGGCGTCCCGATGA
- a CDS encoding DUF5947 family protein: protein MKATALERIIRMPLRAPTRTDQHCDLCGAPVEHTHRHLLDTRGAGELICACQACWLLFDREQAAQGHYRQIPRRRLRLPTLPVDKLGVPVGLAFVITRDDGSALAHYPSPAGPTRWEVDREAWLEVVADCPRLRDLRTDVEAVLVNTARGHDERWLVPVDDCYRLTAVIRSEWKGLSGGDTVWPRIDQFFSELTERS from the coding sequence ATGAAGGCGACGGCGTTGGAACGGATCATCCGCATGCCGCTTCGCGCGCCCACCCGGACCGACCAACACTGCGACCTGTGCGGAGCACCTGTCGAGCACACCCACCGTCACCTGCTCGACACCCGGGGCGCAGGCGAGCTGATCTGTGCCTGCCAGGCCTGCTGGTTGCTGTTCGACCGGGAGCAGGCAGCGCAGGGCCACTACCGCCAGATACCGAGGCGGCGACTGCGACTGCCCACGCTGCCGGTGGACAAGCTGGGCGTGCCGGTCGGACTGGCGTTCGTGATCACCCGCGACGACGGGTCCGCGCTGGCGCACTACCCCAGCCCGGCGGGCCCGACCCGCTGGGAGGTCGACCGCGAAGCGTGGCTGGAGGTGGTCGCGGACTGTCCGCGGCTGCGCGACCTGCGAACCGACGTGGAAGCCGTGCTGGTGAACACCGCTCGAGGGCACGACGAGCGCTGGCTCGTGCCCGTCGACGACTGCTACCGGCTCACTGCGGTCATCCGAAGCGAGTGGAAGGGACTGTCCGGTGGCGACACGGTGTGGCCGCGAATCGACCAGTTCTTCAGCGAGTTGACCGAACGATCGTAG
- a CDS encoding NADH-quinone oxidoreductase subunit B family protein, producing the protein MSCDGDTVSMTASGQPAIEDVVLGLIPGLPKVNLHNKVLSPSEGGEDFLRPFRAAARGELEPFILVIEGSIPNQNIISGDGFWTSFGNDLETGEPLTLNWWIDQLAPKAWAVVAAGTCATYGGIHAMAGNPTGSMGLADYLGWDFKSAGALPIVNVPGCPIQPENFMETLTWVLYHAAGSAPPPPLDEKLRPQWLFGKTVHEGCDRAAYYEQSDFAKDYNSPKCQVKVGCWGPVVNCNVPKRGWMSGVGGCPNVGGICIACTMPGFPDMFMPFMDEPTGAGLSSILNKPYGAFIRRMRAITNYPANQEAKWHHNGPELTSGYDPYWRPGRKSDNRSPARAGGQHR; encoded by the coding sequence ATGAGCTGCGACGGCGACACGGTGTCCATGACCGCGTCCGGACAGCCCGCGATCGAGGATGTCGTACTGGGGCTCATCCCTGGGCTGCCAAAGGTGAACCTGCACAACAAGGTGCTCTCGCCGAGCGAGGGCGGCGAGGACTTCCTGCGCCCGTTCCGCGCCGCCGCGAGAGGCGAACTGGAGCCCTTCATTCTCGTGATCGAAGGGTCCATCCCCAACCAGAACATCATCTCCGGCGACGGCTTCTGGACCTCCTTCGGCAACGACCTCGAGACCGGGGAGCCGCTGACGCTGAACTGGTGGATCGACCAGCTCGCCCCCAAGGCGTGGGCGGTGGTCGCGGCGGGTACCTGCGCCACCTACGGCGGCATCCATGCGATGGCGGGAAACCCGACCGGCTCCATGGGATTGGCCGACTACCTCGGTTGGGACTTCAAGTCGGCCGGTGCCCTACCGATCGTCAACGTGCCCGGCTGCCCGATCCAGCCGGAGAACTTCATGGAGACGCTCACCTGGGTGCTCTACCACGCGGCGGGCAGCGCACCGCCTCCCCCGCTGGACGAGAAGCTGCGCCCGCAGTGGCTGTTCGGCAAGACCGTGCACGAGGGTTGTGACCGGGCCGCCTACTACGAGCAGTCCGACTTCGCCAAGGACTACAACTCACCCAAGTGCCAGGTGAAGGTCGGCTGCTGGGGCCCGGTTGTCAACTGCAACGTTCCCAAGCGCGGCTGGATGTCGGGAGTGGGTGGTTGTCCCAACGTCGGCGGGATCTGCATCGCGTGCACCATGCCCGGGTTCCCCGACATGTTCATGCCGTTCATGGACGAACCAACAGGCGCGGGCCTTTCGTCGATCCTCAACAAGCCGTACGGGGCGTTCATCCGGCGGATGCGTGCCATCACCAACTACCCGGCCAACCAAGAAGCCAAGTGGCACCACAACGGACCCGAGCTGACCAGCGGCTACGACCCGTACTGGCGACCGGGGCGCAAATCGGACAACCGCAGCCCAGCCCGAGCAGGAGGACAGCATCGATGA
- a CDS encoding hemerythrin domain-containing protein, translating to MALLDAVELLKHDHRMVEQLFRDYRAAASDQQRRGVVELMIQELSKHAALEELMVYPLAKAVLPAERAEIDDHLAEHLDVKRTLAELDRLGQGDERTDELMAELEREVSEHVREEEGELLSKLRDSLDRQALDELGEALEQAKHNAPTRPHPHAPNEPPALALAAPVAAIYDRLRDRLQGRPQT from the coding sequence ATGGCTCTGCTGGACGCCGTCGAACTCCTGAAACATGACCACCGAATGGTGGAGCAACTCTTCCGCGACTACCGGGCAGCCGCGTCGGACCAGCAACGCCGGGGAGTCGTCGAACTCATGATCCAGGAGCTCTCCAAACACGCCGCCCTTGAGGAACTCATGGTCTATCCACTGGCCAAGGCGGTACTGCCTGCCGAGCGCGCCGAGATCGACGACCACCTCGCCGAACACCTCGACGTGAAGCGAACACTCGCCGAGCTCGACCGGCTGGGTCAGGGCGACGAGCGCACCGACGAGCTGATGGCCGAACTGGAACGCGAGGTCAGCGAACACGTGCGGGAAGAGGAGGGCGAGCTGCTGTCGAAGCTGCGCGACAGCCTCGACCGGCAGGCACTCGACGAACTGGGGGAGGCGCTGGAACAGGCGAAGCACAACGCTCCCACAAGGCCACACCCGCACGCACCCAACGAGCCACCGGCGCTGGCACTGGCCGCGCCGGTGGCGGCCATCTACGACCGGCTCCGCGACCGCCTGCAAGGGAGGCCCCAGACATGA
- a CDS encoding IS110 family RNA-guided transposase: protein MVTVGIDPHKHVHVAVAVNAQGRRLGKPLTVKNDAFMITVLLTWVRSIAGDMPVTWAIEDGRGFARRLADGLLLASQEVVWVPARLTAAHRKLHAATGTKSDPVDAAAAAHAALATPGLDRHRIDERVRELRVLVDYRADLIKRRTMMINQLKAQLHVWLDHTPGDLARPKGMDAVTALLDAASLGAHVRQALTEMSMEIAELNRRVRQLDDAIRELVTPLAPTLLEITGISHISAAILIAEIGDITRFSSSAKLARYTGCAPIPVYSADKERHRLHRGGNRRLNSVLYTAAIVQKRRYPAAQALLARHEPTKGSRGARRILQRHLIDVIHRAMTTDQASWQHHITRHDHAA, encoded by the coding sequence ATGGTGACAGTAGGGATCGACCCGCACAAGCACGTCCACGTCGCGGTGGCCGTCAACGCTCAGGGCAGGCGGCTCGGCAAGCCGCTGACCGTGAAGAACGACGCGTTCATGATCACTGTGCTGCTCACCTGGGTTCGGTCGATCGCGGGTGACATGCCCGTAACCTGGGCGATCGAGGACGGCCGTGGGTTCGCCCGCCGCCTGGCTGACGGTCTGTTGCTCGCCAGCCAGGAGGTGGTCTGGGTTCCGGCCCGGTTGACCGCGGCCCACCGCAAGCTGCACGCCGCCACCGGCACCAAGTCTGACCCGGTCGACGCCGCCGCAGCCGCTCACGCCGCCCTCGCTACTCCCGGCCTTGACCGGCACCGCATCGACGAGCGAGTGCGTGAGCTGCGTGTCCTGGTCGACTATCGCGCGGATCTCATCAAGCGGCGCACCATGATGATCAATCAGCTCAAGGCGCAACTGCATGTCTGGCTCGACCACACTCCGGGCGATCTCGCCCGTCCCAAGGGCATGGACGCGGTGACCGCATTGCTGGACGCGGCCTCGCTGGGCGCGCACGTCCGCCAGGCGCTCACCGAGATGAGCATGGAGATTGCTGAGCTCAACCGACGTGTCCGCCAGCTCGACGACGCCATCAGGGAGCTCGTGACCCCGCTGGCCCCCACACTGCTGGAAATCACCGGGATCAGCCACATCTCCGCAGCGATTTTGATCGCTGAAATCGGTGACATCACCCGCTTTTCCAGCTCTGCCAAACTTGCCCGCTACACCGGCTGCGCACCGATCCCTGTCTACTCCGCCGACAAAGAACGCCACCGCCTGCATCGGGGCGGCAACCGCCGCCTGAACAGCGTCCTCTACACCGCAGCCATCGTGCAGAAACGGCGCTATCCCGCCGCGCAGGCGTTACTGGCCCGCCACGAACCCACCAAGGGCAGCCGCGGCGCCCGACGCATCCTCCAACGTCACCTCATCGACGTCATCCACCGGGCCATGACCACCGATCAAGCCTCCTGGCAACACCACATCACCCGCCACGACCACGCCGCTTGA
- a CDS encoding nickel-dependent hydrogenase large subunit: protein MTATEPRTSATQEESQLVEMSWDPITRIIGNLGVYTKIDFTNRRVAECHSTSSLFRGYSVFMKGKDPRDAGFITTRICGICGDNHTTCSHYAQQMAYGIKPPPLAETIVNLGEAAEYMFDHTIFQDNMVFVDFCEAMLKETNPGVLRQAENTQAPGAEIHGYRTIADIMRAFNPFEGAVYKEALQVSRVTREMFCKMEGRHVHPSTLYPGGVGTMPDPATFTDYLSRLIGILDFVKKAVAMNDDVFDFFYEALPGYEEVGRRRVLLGCWGAWNNFDVCDYRYESMNTWGKAMYVTPGIIVDGELVTNNLIDINLGMRILLGSSYYEDWVNEEPFVTHDPLGNPVDMRHPWNQTTVPVPQKRDFDNNYSWVMSPRWFDGKDHLPLDTGGGPLARLWSTALSRLVDTPYVKSTGSGVRITLPRSDQLPEMTLEWTIPKDREGKPLSNAIERDRARSYFVAYAAAMSLHFLDQAMGLVRAGDTRVFTDFEVPDEAVGCGFHEAVRGVLSHHMVIRDKKIANYHPYPPTPWNASPRDSYGTPGPYEDAVQDTPIFEENGAKNFKGVDIMRSVRSFDPCLPCGVHMYLGGGRELKKLHSPTLGGING, encoded by the coding sequence ATGACGGCCACGGAGCCAAGGACCAGCGCCACGCAGGAGGAGAGCCAGCTGGTCGAGATGTCGTGGGATCCGATCACCCGGATCATCGGCAATCTCGGTGTCTACACCAAAATCGACTTCACCAACCGCAGAGTCGCCGAGTGTCACAGCACGTCGTCGCTGTTTCGCGGCTACTCGGTGTTCATGAAGGGTAAGGACCCAAGGGACGCCGGGTTCATCACCACCCGGATCTGCGGTATCTGCGGCGACAACCACACCACCTGCTCGCACTACGCGCAGCAGATGGCCTACGGGATCAAGCCTCCCCCGCTGGCCGAGACGATAGTGAACCTCGGCGAGGCCGCCGAGTACATGTTCGACCACACCATCTTCCAGGACAACATGGTGTTCGTGGACTTCTGCGAGGCCATGCTGAAGGAGACCAACCCCGGCGTGCTGCGCCAGGCGGAGAACACCCAGGCGCCGGGCGCCGAGATCCACGGCTACCGCACCATCGCCGACATCATGCGCGCCTTCAACCCGTTCGAGGGCGCGGTGTACAAGGAGGCGCTCCAGGTCAGCCGCGTCACCAGGGAGATGTTCTGCAAGATGGAGGGCCGCCACGTCCATCCCTCCACACTGTATCCCGGCGGGGTCGGCACGATGCCCGATCCGGCCACGTTCACCGACTACCTCTCCCGGCTGATCGGCATCCTCGACTTCGTGAAGAAGGCCGTCGCGATGAACGACGACGTGTTCGACTTCTTCTACGAGGCGCTGCCCGGCTACGAGGAGGTCGGCAGGAGGCGGGTGCTGCTCGGCTGCTGGGGCGCCTGGAACAACTTCGACGTGTGCGACTACCGCTACGAGTCGATGAACACCTGGGGCAAGGCGATGTACGTCACGCCGGGCATCATCGTCGACGGGGAACTGGTCACCAACAACCTCATCGACATCAACCTCGGTATGCGGATCCTGCTCGGCAGCTCCTACTACGAGGACTGGGTCAACGAGGAGCCGTTCGTCACCCACGACCCGCTCGGAAACCCCGTCGACATGCGACACCCGTGGAACCAGACCACCGTCCCGGTGCCGCAGAAGCGCGACTTCGACAACAACTACAGCTGGGTGATGAGCCCGAGGTGGTTCGACGGCAAGGACCACCTGCCGCTGGACACCGGCGGCGGACCGCTGGCGCGGCTGTGGTCGACCGCGCTGTCACGGCTGGTGGACACCCCCTACGTCAAGTCCACCGGCTCCGGCGTGCGGATCACCTTGCCGAGGAGCGATCAACTGCCGGAGATGACACTGGAGTGGACGATCCCGAAGGACAGGGAAGGCAAGCCGCTTTCCAACGCGATCGAGCGCGACCGTGCCCGCTCCTACTTCGTCGCCTACGCCGCCGCCATGTCGCTGCACTTCCTGGACCAGGCGATGGGACTCGTCCGTGCGGGCGACACCCGCGTGTTCACCGACTTCGAAGTACCTGACGAGGCGGTCGGCTGTGGCTTCCACGAGGCGGTGCGGGGTGTGCTGTCGCACCACATGGTCATCAGGGACAAGAAGATCGCCAACTACCACCCCTACCCGCCGACACCGTGGAACGCCAGCCCCAGGGACAGCTACGGCACGCCGGGGCCCTACGAGGACGCCGTGCAGGACACGCCGATCTTCGAGGAGAACGGCGCGAAGAACTTCAAGGGTGTCGACATCATGCGGTCGGTGCGCAGCTTCGACCCGTGCCTGCCCTGCGGGGTCCACATGTATCTCGGCGGCGGCCGGGAACTGAAGAAGTTGCACTCCCCCACTCTCGGAGGAATCAATGGGTGA
- a CDS encoding NifU family protein produces MGESQRLDDAEVQRRLARLDEVLDHVERMPGPTAESAVEAVRTLTEVYGEALARVLDTAGAAQAEALCADELLSHLFVLHDIHPGSLADRAERALAYVRPHLERKGGRVELSSIDSGVAHVRLRAAGCGSCSSPEVSPELEQAVRDSVLSLAPELTQVRVVTDSASERSPSLIPVNALLARTATTTGSST; encoded by the coding sequence ATGGGTGAGTCGCAGCGGCTCGACGACGCGGAGGTCCAGCGACGGCTTGCCCGGCTCGACGAGGTGCTCGACCACGTCGAGCGGATGCCGGGGCCGACCGCGGAATCGGCTGTGGAGGCCGTGCGGACGCTGACCGAAGTGTACGGCGAGGCACTGGCGCGGGTGCTGGACACGGCAGGTGCGGCACAGGCGGAGGCGCTGTGCGCCGACGAACTGCTCAGCCACCTGTTCGTGCTGCACGACATCCATCCGGGTTCGCTCGCCGACCGCGCCGAGCGAGCGCTCGCCTACGTCAGGCCCCACCTCGAACGCAAGGGGGGCAGGGTGGAGCTCTCGTCGATCGACTCCGGGGTCGCGCACGTACGCCTGCGGGCCGCAGGCTGCGGGAGCTGTTCCTCGCCGGAGGTGTCTCCTGAACTGGAGCAGGCGGTGAGGGATTCCGTACTCTCACTGGCTCCGGAACTCACGCAAGTGCGCGTCGTGACCGACTCGGCCAGCGAACGATCGCCGTCGTTGATCCCCGTCAACGCGTTGCTGGCCCGCACCGCCACGACGACCGGGAGCAGCACATGA
- a CDS encoding TetR/AcrR family transcriptional regulator has translation MPSQQQARRSTRIDVERNRANLLDAAVEAMTHDPDWSMADVARAANLTRATLYRHFGTREKLLEAMREDALARAAAAIKGSRLEEGSALDALRRAVEAVLAQGARFRPLLEEGFEQSTSFLQQRQRVFAPLLEVVRRGQQDGQLRTDLPAEWVLSVLMSLLTTAVRVSAAPWHRGGGDHSLTELTFTTLTEGITPRR, from the coding sequence GTGCCATCGCAGCAGCAGGCCCGCAGGTCCACGAGGATCGACGTCGAGCGCAACCGCGCGAACCTGCTCGACGCAGCCGTCGAGGCGATGACTCACGACCCGGACTGGTCCATGGCCGACGTCGCCAGGGCGGCCAACCTCACCCGCGCCACGCTCTACCGCCACTTCGGCACCCGGGAGAAGCTGCTGGAAGCGATGCGCGAGGACGCACTCGCCCGCGCGGCCGCGGCGATCAAGGGGTCACGGCTCGAGGAGGGCAGCGCGCTGGACGCCCTTCGCCGCGCCGTGGAGGCAGTGCTGGCTCAGGGCGCCCGGTTCCGGCCACTGCTGGAGGAGGGGTTCGAGCAGAGCACCTCGTTCCTGCAGCAGCGGCAGCGGGTGTTCGCGCCGCTGCTGGAGGTTGTCAGGCGGGGTCAGCAGGATGGCCAGCTCCGGACCGACCTCCCGGCCGAGTGGGTGCTCAGCGTGTTGATGTCCCTGCTCACCACAGCCGTGCGGGTGTCGGCGGCACCATGGCATCGCGGCGGCGGCGACCACTCCCTCACCGAGTTGACCTTCACCACCCTCACCGAAGGCATCACGCCGCGCCGCTGA